The Oryza glaberrima chromosome 9, OglaRS2, whole genome shotgun sequence genome includes a window with the following:
- the LOC127785080 gene encoding protein HVA22-like, with protein MGKTWALISHLHAFAGPTLTLIYPLYASICAMESTSKVDDEQWLAYWILYSLITLMEMALHKVLYWIPLWYEAKVLFVAWLVLPQFRGASFIYDKFVREQLKKNRVKLHEHHGHGHGHADEHQSHVVRG; from the exons ATGGGTAAAACATGGGCACTCATTAGCCACCTCCATGCTTTTGCCGG GCCAACCCTGACACTAATATACCCTCT GTACGCGTCGATCTGCGCGATGGAGAGCACGTCCAAGGTGGACGACGAGCAATGGCTGGCGTACTGGATACTGTACTCCCTCATCACCCTCATGGAAATGGCACTCCATAAAGTCTTGTACTG GATACCGTTATGGTACGAGGCGAAGGTCCTGTTCGTGGCGTGGCTGGTGCTGCCTCAGTTCAGGGGGGCGTCGTTCATCTACGACAAGTTCGTCAGGGAGCAGCTCAAGAAGAACAGGGTGAAGCTGCACGAACACcacggccatggccatggccacgCCGACGAGCACCAGTCGCACGTCGTCAGAG GCTGA
- the LOC127783569 gene encoding 1-aminocyclopropane-1-carboxylate oxidase 1-like yields the protein MAAALSFPIIDMSLLDGAERPAAMGLLRDACESWGFFEILNHGISTELMDEVEKMTKDHYKRVREQRFLEFASKTLKEGCDDVNKAEKLDWESTFFVRHLPESNIADIPDLDDDYRRLMKRFAAELETLAERLLDLLCENLGLEKGYLTKAFRGPAGAPTFGTKVSSYPPCPRPDLVKGLRAHTDAGGIILLFQDDRVGGLQLLKDGEWVDVPPMRHSIVVNLGDQLEVITNGRYKSVMHRVVAQTDGNRMSIASFYNPGSDAVISPAPALVKEEEAGETYPKFVFEDYMKLYVRHKFEAKEPRFEAFKAMETETPNRIAIA from the exons ATGGCGGCAGCATTGTCGTTCCCGATCATCGACATGAGTCTGCTCGACGGGGCAGAGAGGCCCGCGGCGATGGGGCTGCTCCGCGACGCATGCGAGAGCTGGGGCTTCTTTGAG ATCCTGAACCACGGCATCTCGACGGAGCTGATGGACGAGGTGGAGAAGATGACCAAGGACCACTACAAGCGTGTGCGCGAGCAGAGGTTCCTCGAGTTCGCGAGCAAGACGCTCAAGGAAGGCTGCGACGACGTGAATAAGGCGGAGAAGCTGGACTGGGAGAGCACCTTCTTCGTCCGCCACCTCCCGGAGTCCAACATCGCCGACATAcccgacctcgacgacgactACAGGCGCCTCATGAAGCGCTTCGCGGCGGAGCTGGAGACGCTGGCGGAGCGGCTACTGGACCTGCTCTGCGAGAACCTCGGCCTCGAGAAGGGCTACCTCACCAAGGCCTTCCGTGGCCCCGCGGGCGCACCCACCTTCGGCACCAAGGTCAGCAGCTACCCGCCGTGCCCGCGCCCCGACCTCGTCAAGGGCCTCCGCGCCCacaccgacgccggcggcatCATCCTGCTCTTCCAGGACGACCGCGTCGGTGGCCTCCAGCTGCTCAAGGACGGCGAGTGGGTGGACGTGCCGCCCATGCGCCACTCCATCGTCGTCAACCTCGGCGACCAGCTGGAGGTGATCACCAACGGCAGGTACAAGAGCGTGATGCACCGGGTGGTGGCGCAGACCGACGGCAACAGGATGTCCATCGCGTCCTTCTACAACCCTGGCAGCGACGCCGTCAtctccccggcgccggcgctggtgaaggaggaggaggccggcgagacGTATCCCAAGTTCGTGTTCGAGGACTACATGAAGCTGTACGTGCGCCACAAGTTCGAGGCCAAGGAGCCCCGGTTCGAGGCGTTCAAGGCCATGGAGACCGAGACCCCCAACCGCATTGCCATCGCTTGA